A genomic segment from Rickettsiella endosymbiont of Miltochrista miniata encodes:
- a CDS encoding ABC transporter permease gives MSTINASITLSTQQENQIDCFGSWTLNGIRKKNLDRAFKKLDRSTTSPIILNAEAITRMDSSGAWQLYQWKKQLAQKKDVQLIGLSKKHHALFTMIEKAAHQLKPLPHPKRYTGLALLGKKVFDQWHELKSFLRFIGKTFITGWQTVIHPNQLRGRAILSIIENTGLDALGIIALLSFMIGIVITYQMGFQLRNFGATLFIIDLLGLVILREFAPLLTAIMIAGRSGSAFTAQLGMMKIKEEIDALNTMGVLPSQLLILPRIWGLLIALPLLTVWADIFGLLGGMAMTHNMLNISYTDFLQRFPKVVSPSSLIIGVAKAPVFALIIANTACFQGLRVGGSADSVGRQTTRSVVQGIFFIIVADALFSILFSQLNI, from the coding sequence ATGTCAACAATTAATGCTTCTATTACGCTTTCAACCCAGCAAGAAAATCAAATTGATTGTTTCGGTTCCTGGACCTTAAATGGCATTCGTAAAAAAAATTTAGATAGGGCTTTTAAAAAGCTGGACCGCAGCACAACATCGCCGATTATTTTAAATGCGGAAGCGATCACACGTATGGATAGTAGTGGTGCCTGGCAACTTTACCAATGGAAAAAACAACTTGCCCAAAAAAAAGACGTACAACTCATCGGTTTGAGCAAAAAACACCACGCACTGTTTACCATGATAGAAAAAGCAGCGCATCAATTAAAACCTTTACCCCATCCCAAACGTTATACCGGTTTAGCTTTACTGGGTAAAAAAGTATTCGACCAGTGGCATGAACTCAAATCATTCTTGCGTTTTATTGGCAAAACCTTTATTACCGGGTGGCAAACGGTTATTCATCCCAATCAACTGCGTGGTCGTGCCATCCTAAGCATCATTGAAAATACCGGTTTAGATGCCCTAGGTATTATTGCCTTACTATCGTTTATGATAGGTATAGTCATAACCTATCAAATGGGTTTTCAATTAAGAAATTTTGGCGCAACACTGTTTATTATTGATTTATTGGGCTTAGTGATATTACGTGAGTTTGCTCCGTTGTTAACAGCGATTATGATAGCGGGCCGCAGTGGATCGGCTTTTACTGCACAACTAGGCATGATGAAGATCAAAGAAGAAATCGATGCATTAAACACCATGGGTGTTTTGCCGAGTCAATTATTAATTTTGCCGCGTATTTGGGGATTGTTAATTGCATTGCCGCTACTCACGGTTTGGGCAGATATTTTTGGCTTACTCGGTGGCATGGCCATGACCCATAATATGTTAAATATTAGTTACACGGATTTCTTACAACGTTTTCCTAAAGTTGTTTCACCCTCATCACTCATCATCGGTGTCGCTAAAGCACCGGTATTCGCATTGATTATCGCCAACACGGCGTGTTTTCAAGGTTTACGTGTCGGTGGTAGTGCCGATAGTGTCGGCAGACAAACCACGCGTAGTGTCGTACAAGGCATTTTTTTTATTATCGTCGCCGACGCATTGTTTTCGATTTTATTTAGCCAGTTAAATATCTAA